In Archocentrus centrarchus isolate MPI-CPG fArcCen1 chromosome 16, fArcCen1, whole genome shotgun sequence, a single window of DNA contains:
- the LOC115794474 gene encoding CAP-Gly domain-containing linker protein 2 has protein sequence MKVGSYNDQGESGVDNGEEFHECSSGLHQHRRSGMSSRSDSYRCSLSGSQLSLSSARSSRPASSSSSSASSVRSWRTSQGPHRVFVPHSPMDLQLGHRVRIMLPSGRISTGTVRFLGRLQGEVDLHLGVELQTPDSGLCDGTHMGHSYFECKPGYGAFVPFHKLLMAWE, from the exons ATGAAGGTGGGCAGTTACAATGACCAGGGAGAGTCGGGAGTGGACAATGGAGAAGAATTTCATGAGTGCTCAA GTGGCCTCCACCAACACAGAAGGTCTGGAATGTCATCAAGAAGTGACAGTTATCGATGCAGTTTGTCAGGCAGCCAGTTATCGTTGTCCTCAGCACGGAGCTCAAGACCTGCCTCCTCGTCCTCATCTTCAGCCTCCAG TGTGAGATCATGGAGAACATCTCAAGGGCCACATCGAGTTTTTGTTCCCCATTCCCCCATGGACTTACAGCTGGGTCATCGGGTCAGGATCATGCTGCCATCTGGGAGGATCAGCACAGGAACGGTTCGTTTCCTGGGCCGCCTGCAGGGGGAGGTAGATCTCCACCTTGGAGTGGAGCTGCAAACTCCTGATTCAGGTCTGTGCGATGGGACTCATATGGGACACAGCTACTTTGAATG CAAACCTGGATATGGGGCCTTTGTGCCATTCCACAAACTACTAATGGCATGGGAATAA
- the zc3h12aa gene encoding endoribonuclease ZC3H12A, with protein MEEAHPSLSSVSDSLEADSEELQLRADFFRKLGYNVAEVKAALRKLGLSTDTNAVLGELVRSRTSTAPCISSSDSDDRNTSQKDPLMPPSWALGPCRITPQLCDQRNPDEELRPIVIDGSNVAMSHGNKEVFSCRGIQLAVNFFLDRGHTSITVFVPSWRKEQPKADAPLTDQHILLDLEKRKIVVFTPSRRVGGKRVVCYDDRFIVKLAYESDGVIVSNDTYRDLQGERPEWKKCIEERLLMYSFVNDKFMPPDDPLGRHGPSLDNFLRKKPRPTEQKRQLCPYDKKCTYGIKCKFYHPERINQSYLSLADELREKAQISTAKEDRNARLSPRQLQSDPAPAQNAYSHPRDSDTELKRDQQSSSPPHQVSENKLLYWEDPRNSPNHTACSVTGTQHQKEWPGLHLMPSHYYANMSHDYLDSGLGSFDSQYSDIAHSVSNSNRLRPQHQSALPGPQNSPVPLEKNNANQPCKCCSHSVSSTAHQQLHGNMDSQAQPKFNTYHPHVLQPTASHQCSLPSHFQYSRGTHLQQNYWSDPFQGLPQARTSNSLPSSIHPSHCHGSCGSSNGHQYHSWGQQPSSAAFDPQRLELRKKLQAIFNPHLVDTVMEMFPHLMNAEKLAVEILNLKAQREFF; from the exons ATGGAAGAGGCTCATCCCAGCCTGAGCTCGGTTTCAGACTCTCTGGAAGCAGACAGTGAGGAGCTCCAGCTCAGAGCGGACTTCTTCAGGAAACTGGGTTACAATGTAGCAGAGGTGAAAGCTGCTTTGAGGAAGCTGGGCTTAAGCACGGACACCAATGCAGTACTAGGAGAGCTGGTTAGGAGCAGAACCAGCACTGCACCTTGCATTTCCAGCTCTGACAGTGATGACAGGAACACGAGCCAAAAAGACCCTCTGATGCCTCCCAGTTGGGCTCTTGGGCCCTGCAGAATCACACCACAACTGTGCGACCAAAGAAATCCAGATGAAGAACTGAGGCCTATCGTTATTGACGGCAGCAATGTTGCCATGAG tcatgGCAACAAGGAAGTGTTCTCATGCCGAGGCATACAGCTGGCTGTAAACTTCTTCCTAGACAGAGGTCATACTAGCATTACTGTGTTTGTTCCCAGCTGGCGCAAAGAGCAGCCCAAAGCTGATGCTCCTTTGACAG ATCAACACATTCTGTTGGACCTTGAGAAAAGGAAAATAGTTGTCTTTACTCCATCACGCCGCGTCGGGGGCAAGCGAGTGGTTTGCTATGATGACCGCTTTATTGTCAAGTTGGCATATGAGTCAGATGGAGTAATCGTATCCAATGACACCTATCGTGACCTCCAAGGAGAAAGACCTGAGTGGAAGAAATGCATTGAAGAGAGGCTCCTCATGTACTCCTTTGTGAATGACAA GTTCATGCCCCCAGACGACCCTTTGGGTCGCCATGGCCCCAGCCTTGACAATTTCCTTCGGAAAAAGCCTCGTCCTACGGAGCAAAAGAGACAACTCTGTCCATATG acAAAAAGTGCACTTATGGCATAAAGTGTAAGTTCTACCACCCTGAGCGAATAAATCAGTCCTATCTATCCTTGGCTGATGAATTGCGAGAGAAAGCCCAGATTTCTACTGcaaaagaagacagaaatgcCAGATTATCACCCAGACAGCTTCAGTCTGATCCTGCACCTGCTCAAAATGCCTATTCTCATCCTCGAGACTCTGACACAGAGCTCAAAAGAGACCAGCAGAGTTCTTCACCCCCTCATCAGGTTAGTGAAAATAAGCTGCTGTACTGGGAGGATCCTAGAAACAGTCCAAATCACACAGCATGTTCTGTAACAGGAACCCAGCATCAGAAAGAGTGGCCTGGGCTCCACTTAATGCCAAGTCATTACTATGCCAACATGTCTCATGACTACCTAGATTCTGGCCTTGGCTCTTTTGACAGCCAGTACTCTGACATTGCGCATTCTGTCAGCAACTCAAACAGGCTCAGGCCGCAGCATCAGAGTGCTCTTCCTGGACCCCAAAATTCACCAGTGCCCTTAGAGAAAAATAATGCCAACCAGCCCTGCAAGTGCTGTTCCCATTCAGTGTCCTCAACAGCTCACCAGCAACTTCATGGGAATATGGACTCTCAGGCACAACCCAAATTCAACACCTATCACCCACATGTCCTTCAACCCACTGCATCCCACCAATGCAGCCTCCCCAGCCATTTCCAATATAGTAGAGGCACCCATCTTCAGCAAAATTACTGGTCAGATCCCTTTCAGGGGCTGCCACAAGCCAGGACATCAAATAGTCTTCCTTCTTCAATTCATCCTTCACACTGCCACGGTTCGTGCGGCTCTAGCAATGGTCATCAGTACCACTCATGGGGTCAACAACCATCTTCCGctgcatttgacccacaaaggTTAGAACTCCGCAAGAAGCTGCAAGCCATCTTCAACCCTCACCTGGTGGATACTGTCATGGAAATGTTTCCACATCTGATGAATGCTGAGAAACTAGCTGTAGAGATACTGAACCTGAAGGCTCAAAGAGAATTTTTCTGA